CTTTCCATCGGACTGTTTCGATATGACTTTGTGTCGGACCTGTTCGGCGGATGGGACAATGCAGGCGCCCGAACAATTTTTACAGTGGTTGGGATTGCTGGGATTGTACTCATTTACTATCTGCTTGACCGAAATGCTGTAGAGCACAACAAGGCGGCAAAATGAACGAACATGAGACACTTGCAGCTAAACACTACAGGTGTCTCGTCGTTTATGTCTGGAATTACTTCTGCCTTACTTATTCATCCCCCGTTCGCGTTTCCTCCTGCTAGAAACCAAGCGCTGGGTACGCATTTGCCAGCATTCGGACGAACAACGGGATATCCGAATCAGGCAACATGCGCACATTACAAGATATTCCACTCATGAAAGACACCTCCGCACTTCTGTGCTATCCAACAACAACTGGTGTGCATACACAGTACAGTCCTAAACAATGATACGAGGTTCGTCACCTGTTAGGAAGTCAAACCAACGCTGCCGGAACCGAATTTGTGGCCCGTCCGCCGGAACGTGTGCCTCCATTCTTAAAGCCTCGGGGATTGGACGGGGATGTTGGCTTTCCACAACCCCCTGATCTTCCCTTAAAATACGTCGACTGTAATGAGAAAAAATGCGATTCATCCCTGGTATATGTCTGGCAAAAGTACGACCAGCAAATCCAAAAATTTTGGTATGACCACTGTCAATCGGTGAAAAAACGACGTAATTGACAAACTGTGGC
The Alicyclobacillus curvatus genome window above contains:
- a CDS encoding DUF378 domain-containing protein, which translates into the protein MVLFRTALVLAIIGALNWLSIGLFRYDFVSDLFGGWDNAGARTIFTVVGIAGIVLIYYLLDRNAVEHNKAAK